CGCTCGCCAAACAGAATAAAGAAAATCCGTCGATTACCGACCGCTTTGAAGCATTTATCTTCGGTCGCGAACTCGCCAACGGCTACTCCGAATTGAATGACCCGATCGATCAGCGCGGTCGCTTCGAACAGCAAATGCGCGAATTTGAATTGGGCGATGACGAAGCCCATCAGATGGACGAAGACTTCGTCGCCGCTTTGGAATACGGCTTGCCGCCGACCGGCGGCTTGGGCATCGGGATTGATCGCATGATCATGTTCCTGACGGATGCCGCATCCATTCGTGATGTCATCCTGTTCCCGCTGATGCGTCCGGAAGAAGGACGTGCCGCGCGGTGACAACGCGGAAGAAGCATCGGAAAACGAAGAAAAATAAAAGAGCCATCACCCAAAAGAGACCCCGAGGGGTCTCTTTTTTAGTATTTACATCATTTAAATATAGTAAAAATATATAAGTTAATCATCGCTTTATGAAACTTAAAATTTCAGTATGCATGGAACGCAAGCGTCTCCAAAAGGGAGGATAAAAATAAAATTATAAAAACACGCGAATATATTAAAACTATTTTTTATGATTTCTAATATATGTGCTTGGAATAGCCACTGAGCCTTATAACAAAGGCATTGATAAGATTATAAAATAATCCGGTCATTATTTTATAAAAAATCTCAATTATCAATAAAATTTTTGTTTATTGTCAAAATAAATTAAATACACTGAGTTTCTGAGGTATTTCTATGAAATTTATGAAATTGACAACTTTCAAAGTAAAGTACTATAATGTTGTTGAACGCTGGGTGAAAGCCGCAAACACCCGTGTGGCACGTAGCGATGTTTTTTTGCACCTCAGGTGGTCAGAATTGGATAATGAGCCAGGACAGAATCGGTCGACGATCTGCCGGGCGAATGCAAATCGCCGAGTGGGGAAACCGATTCGGCAGGCTGATGTACATCATCGTTGTGCTAATGCCGTTTTTTTGTGGCTATGACATTTATTGTCTAAGTAAGAAGACTGGGAGGTCTTAATAATGAAGCATCTGAAAGTGGGTTACAGTCCGCTCGCAGAACAATACTTTGACTTGGCGGTCGGCCGGGAAAAAGTATGTCTCGACAATACGGACTTCACCGATGTTGCGGTAGCTGTTATCACAGATCAGGAAATGGACTACCTCGACAACGTGAAAGCAACGGGATTCAACATTCCGGTCATTGCCGTATTGACCGAAGGCAAAGCGCTCGACTTGAAATACATGGGCCAAATTGACCATGTTATCGACGCGGCGAACACGGACACCAAACGCGGTTACTACAGCCGCCAGGTTGAACAGGCTGCAGCGGCGTATGAAGAAGACGTATTACCGCCGTTCTTCCGTTCGTTGGCTGACTATGTGGCAGCCGGCAAATCGCAGTTTGACTGCCCGGGCCATCAGGGTGGTATGTTCTACCGTAAAATGCCCGCAGGCCGTGCTTTCTTTGATTTCTTTGGCGAAAACGTATTCCGCGCCGACCTTTGCAACGCTGACGTTAAGTTGGGCGATCTCTTGATTCATGAAGGTCCGGCTTTGGATGCGCAGCAGCACGCAGCGCAAGTCTACAACGCGGACAAAACGTACTTCGTTTTGAATGGTACGTCGTCCTCCAATAAAGTCGTATTGAACGCTTTGCTCGCCCCCGGCGACTTGGTTCTCTATGACCGCAACAACCACAAATCGATCAACCACGGCGCTTTGGTTCAGGCCGGTGCGACTCCGGTATACCTGGAAACCGCGCGTAACCCGTTCGGTTTCATCGGCGGTATCCTGGAAGGCTGCTTCGATGAGAAGAAACTCCGCGAACTCGCGGCCGAAATGGATCCGAAAAAAGCGAAAGAAAAACGCCCGTTCCGTCTCGCGGTTATCCAGCTCGGTACCTATGACGGCACGATCTACAACGCGAAACAGGTCATTGAAAAGATCGGTCACCTCTGCGACTACATTCTCTTTGACTCCGCTTGGGTAGGTTATGAACAGTTCATTCCGATGATGCGTGACTGCAGTCCGATGCTCTTGGAACTCGGTCCGGATGATCCGGGTATCTTCGTAACCCAATCTGTCCACAAACAACAGGCCGGCTTCTCGCAGACCTCGCAGATCCACAAAAAAGACAGCCATATCAAAGGCCAGGATCGTTACTGCCCGCATAAACGCTTGAACAACGCGTTCATGATGCACGCGTCGACCTCGCCGTTCTACCCGATGTTCGCGTCCTTGGACGTCAACGCGAAAATGGCTGACGGCGAAGCAGGCAAACGCCTCTGGGTTGAAGCCGTTAAACTCGGTATCGAAACCCGTAAAGCGATTTTGCGCAGCTGCAAAATGATCAAACCGTTCGTTCCGCCGACAGTCAACGGCAAACCGTGGGAAGACGGCGACACCGAAGACATGGCGAACAACCTGGACTACTTCCGTTTCGTTCCGGGTGAACGTTGGCACTCCTTCGACGGTTACGGCGAAGGCCAGTACTTCGTCGATCCGATGAAACTGCAGTTGACCACGCCGGGTATCCACGCGGAAGACGGCACCTATGAAGACTTCGGTATTCATGCCAACATTCTCGCGAATTACCTCCGTGAAAACAACATCATTCCGGAAAAATGCGACTTGAACTCGATTCTGTTCCTCTTGACGCCGGCGGAAACGCAGACCAAGATGCAGAACCTCGTAGCGCAAATCGCTCGCTTCGAACGCTTGATCGAAGAAGATGCGCCGATGCAGGACGTATTGCCGACCATCTACTACAACAATATCGACAAATACAAAGGTTACACGATTCGTCGTCTCTGCCAGGAAATGCAGGACTTCTACAAAGAACGCAACGTGAAAGAACTGCAGAAACGTTTGTTCCTGAAAGACTACTTCCCGGAATATGTCAATACGCCGTATAAAGCGAACCTCGAATTCGTTCGCAACCATGGTGAATTGGTACCGGTTGACGAAATCGAAGGCCGCATCGCTCTCGAAGGTGCGTTGCCGTACCCGCCGGGAGTTCTGACGGTAGTTCCGGGTGAACGTTGGAGCGCTACCGCGCAGAAATACTTCCTCGCGCTGAACGAAGGCATCAACCAGTTGCCGGGCTTCGCGCCGGAAATCCAGGGCGTATACCTGGAAACGGAAGACGGTAAGAAACGTGCTTACGGTTATGTATTGAAGAAAGAATACGAAGAAGAATTCGCGAAAGCGTAATTCGATCGTATTTGTAACACCTGCTTTCAGACACGGTGTGCCGGGCGGACTCGGCACACCGTAATGGAAGGCGGGTATTGAGGAGAGTGCTTTTATAATGGCAGATAGCTCACAAAATAAAATGAGCGTTGTCCAGCTGACAATTTTGACAGCGGTCAACATGATGGGGTCCGGTATCATTATGTTACCGACCAAGCTTGCGCAAGTAGGCACCATGTCCATTTTGAGCTGGGTCGTGACAGCGGTCGGTTCGATGTGCTTGGCGTATGCGTTTGCTAAATGCGGTATGTACACCCGCCGTGGCGGCGGTATGGGCGGCTACGCGGAATATACGTTCGGC
This window of the Negativicoccus succinicivorans genome carries:
- a CDS encoding ornithine decarboxylase, producing the protein MKHLKVGYSPLAEQYFDLAVGREKVCLDNTDFTDVAVAVITDQEMDYLDNVKATGFNIPVIAVLTEGKALDLKYMGQIDHVIDAANTDTKRGYYSRQVEQAAAAYEEDVLPPFFRSLADYVAAGKSQFDCPGHQGGMFYRKMPAGRAFFDFFGENVFRADLCNADVKLGDLLIHEGPALDAQQHAAQVYNADKTYFVLNGTSSSNKVVLNALLAPGDLVLYDRNNHKSINHGALVQAGATPVYLETARNPFGFIGGILEGCFDEKKLRELAAEMDPKKAKEKRPFRLAVIQLGTYDGTIYNAKQVIEKIGHLCDYILFDSAWVGYEQFIPMMRDCSPMLLELGPDDPGIFVTQSVHKQQAGFSQTSQIHKKDSHIKGQDRYCPHKRLNNAFMMHASTSPFYPMFASLDVNAKMADGEAGKRLWVEAVKLGIETRKAILRSCKMIKPFVPPTVNGKPWEDGDTEDMANNLDYFRFVPGERWHSFDGYGEGQYFVDPMKLQLTTPGIHAEDGTYEDFGIHANILANYLRENNIIPEKCDLNSILFLLTPAETQTKMQNLVAQIARFERLIEEDAPMQDVLPTIYYNNIDKYKGYTIRRLCQEMQDFYKERNVKELQKRLFLKDYFPEYVNTPYKANLEFVRNHGELVPVDEIEGRIALEGALPYPPGVLTVVPGERWSATAQKYFLALNEGINQLPGFAPEIQGVYLETEDGKKRAYGYVLKKEYEEEFAKA